Proteins from one Salinispora arenicola genomic window:
- a CDS encoding roadblock/LC7 domain-containing protein: MVQYRSNADLAFLLNDLVSQVTQVESAIVLSVDGLLITTSAEISRDDGEHLAAIASGIQSLAKGAGQRFGSGGNVRQTIIELDSSFLFVMAAGNGACLAVLAAEGADVGLIAYEMAVLVGRAGKYLAAATRTPESSISN; encoded by the coding sequence GTGGTACAGTACAGATCGAATGCCGATCTGGCCTTTTTGCTCAACGACCTGGTGAGCCAGGTCACGCAGGTCGAGAGCGCCATCGTCCTCTCCGTCGACGGACTGCTCATCACCACATCGGCGGAAATCAGCCGCGATGACGGCGAGCACCTGGCGGCGATCGCCTCCGGGATCCAGAGCCTCGCCAAGGGTGCGGGTCAACGCTTTGGCAGTGGCGGCAACGTGCGGCAGACGATTATTGAGTTGGACTCGTCGTTCTTGTTCGTCATGGCTGCCGGCAACGGTGCATGCCTGGCTGTCCTTGCGGCAGAGGGCGCCGACGTCGGACTCATCGCCTACGAGATGGCCGTGCTCGTTGGTCGAGCCGGCAAGTATCTCGCCGCCGCGACTCGGACGCCCGAATCGTCAATTAGTAACTAG